One part of the Bradyrhizobium sp. CB1650 genome encodes these proteins:
- a CDS encoding Fic family protein, protein MTYIHELPQWPTFRWNLQGIADRLVAVRHKQGRLLGRMERLGFPLKAEATLQTLTEEVVKSSEIEGEVLDRDQVRSSIARRLGMDIGALAPADRHVEGVVEMILDATEHYADELTAERLFGWHAALFPTGRSGMTKIVVGAWRTAETGPMQVVSGPMGHERVHYEAPTADRLDQEMRSFLKWFNSNAAGIDPVLKAALAHLWFVTIHPFEDGNGRIARAIADLALARSEQSAQRFYSMSAQIRRERSDYYTILERTQKGDLDITDWMSWFLDCLDRAFDGADAILGGILRKADFWDRHAARQLNARQRIVLNRLFDGFEGKLTSSKWAKLTKVSQATAARDIEELIAYGILKKDASGGRSTSYSLVDTRT, encoded by the coding sequence ATGACGTATATCCACGAATTACCGCAATGGCCGACTTTTCGCTGGAATCTGCAGGGAATTGCCGATCGCCTGGTTGCCGTGCGTCACAAGCAGGGTCGTTTGCTCGGCCGGATGGAGCGTCTCGGCTTCCCGCTCAAAGCTGAAGCCACTCTTCAGACCCTCACCGAAGAAGTGGTGAAGTCGAGCGAGATCGAGGGTGAGGTGCTCGACCGTGACCAAGTCCGGTCGTCCATTGCCCGTCGCCTGGGCATGGACATTGGTGCCCTCGCCCCGGCCGACCGCCACGTCGAAGGGGTGGTGGAGATGATCCTGGACGCCACCGAACATTACGCGGACGAGCTCACAGCTGAACGCCTCTTCGGCTGGCATGCGGCGCTCTTTCCCACAGGTCGAAGCGGTATGACCAAGATCGTCGTCGGCGCGTGGCGCACGGCCGAGACCGGGCCGATGCAGGTCGTCTCAGGTCCGATGGGTCATGAGCGCGTGCATTATGAAGCGCCAACGGCCGATCGTCTCGATCAGGAAATGCGGAGTTTCCTGAAGTGGTTCAACAGCAATGCCGCCGGCATCGATCCCGTCTTGAAGGCCGCTCTCGCGCATCTTTGGTTCGTAACCATCCACCCGTTCGAAGATGGAAACGGCCGTATTGCCCGTGCAATCGCCGACCTTGCGCTCGCCCGGTCAGAACAGAGCGCGCAAAGGTTCTACAGCATGTCCGCGCAGATCAGGCGCGAGAGGAGTGACTATTACACCATCCTCGAGCGAACCCAGAAAGGAGACCTCGACATCACCGACTGGATGTCGTGGTTCCTCGATTGCCTGGATCGCGCCTTTGACGGCGCGGATGCCATTCTCGGGGGAATCCTCCGCAAAGCGGACTTCTGGGATCGTCACGCGGCTCGCCAGCTCAATGCACGTCAACGGATCGTCCTCAACCGCCTGTTCGATGGATTTGAGGGCAAGCTGACGTCGTCGAAGTGGGCAAAGCTCACGAAGGTGTCCCAGGCGACGGCGGCAAGGGACATTGAGGAACTGATTGCATACGGCATCCTCAAGAAAGATGCGTCCGGCGGCAGAAGCACCAGCTACTCGCTCGTCGACACACGAACCTGA
- a CDS encoding ThiF family adenylyltransferase: MWYVTNLARFKSEREALDGLAAEADWLRPIGWRVDQSMRLVFDADICVGEREFPISLQYPAHFPHTPPSVLPRGDETRWSVHQFGPGGELCLEYRPDNWTSDIMGVQLVESAHRLLATENPASGIPQAVASAHRVSLGQSLRARYLRFVVTRELNGFLAGLTVGTKLTGHAVMLFRPEAIIYVVDKISRSETDVWTNEAVPASLSTETYERQVSILRIPNDAPVPSAANFEEFRIAVSEFGFSDDETFLVLVRDEQIHPFAVFKDSVYAVATVPPQVEAKRLDDGHQHLQSKLVGVVGCGSLGSKFATMLARSGVGRFYLVDDDVLLPDNLVRHDLDWRDVGTHKVNAVAQRLRHVNPAVDVTVRRTRMAGQEASEDAESVLSKLATCDLIVDATANSNVFNLLSAIAETAQKPMLWAEVFAGGVGGLIVRSRPNVEPSPQLARRAIENWFGERIDSPVRAARDYATGGEGAPLIADDADVAAIAAPAARLAIDTLLAREPSYFTHSAYAIGLGAGSVFSQAFETFPIGLGVAPVAQKQTLTTEEAGAELTAIVKLFQPQ; this comes from the coding sequence ATGTGGTACGTGACGAACCTGGCGAGGTTCAAGTCCGAGCGGGAGGCGTTGGATGGTTTGGCTGCCGAGGCGGATTGGCTCAGGCCGATAGGATGGCGCGTCGATCAATCGATGCGGTTGGTTTTCGACGCTGACATATGCGTCGGCGAGCGTGAATTCCCCATCTCCCTTCAGTACCCGGCCCATTTTCCGCATACCCCGCCGTCGGTGCTACCTCGCGGCGACGAAACCCGCTGGTCTGTTCACCAATTCGGTCCAGGGGGAGAGCTTTGCTTGGAGTACCGGCCCGACAATTGGACGTCGGATATCATGGGCGTGCAACTGGTTGAGAGCGCCCACCGTTTGCTCGCCACAGAGAATCCGGCATCAGGCATACCTCAGGCCGTTGCATCGGCACATCGTGTGTCCTTGGGGCAGTCGCTGCGAGCAAGATACCTGAGGTTCGTGGTCACGCGCGAGCTGAATGGTTTCCTTGCCGGCCTCACCGTGGGGACCAAACTCACGGGACATGCGGTCATGCTTTTTCGTCCGGAGGCGATCATCTACGTCGTTGATAAGATATCGCGATCAGAAACCGACGTCTGGACGAATGAAGCCGTTCCCGCCAGCCTCAGTACCGAGACATATGAGCGGCAAGTCTCAATTCTGCGCATTCCGAACGATGCACCTGTGCCATCCGCCGCCAACTTCGAAGAATTCAGGATCGCGGTCAGCGAATTCGGGTTCTCCGATGATGAGACGTTCCTCGTTCTCGTGCGGGATGAGCAGATCCATCCTTTCGCGGTGTTCAAAGATTCCGTGTACGCAGTCGCCACCGTGCCTCCCCAGGTCGAGGCAAAGAGGTTGGACGACGGTCACCAGCATTTGCAATCGAAGCTGGTCGGCGTAGTAGGCTGCGGTTCGCTGGGAAGCAAATTCGCCACCATGTTGGCAAGGTCCGGTGTGGGCCGTTTCTATCTTGTCGACGACGACGTGTTGCTCCCGGATAACCTCGTGCGCCATGACCTTGATTGGCGCGATGTGGGAACACACAAAGTCAACGCTGTTGCTCAACGGTTGCGGCATGTAAATCCCGCCGTTGACGTCACCGTGCGGCGAACACGGATGGCCGGACAGGAAGCAAGCGAAGACGCTGAATCCGTTCTGAGCAAGCTTGCGACTTGTGACCTGATTGTTGACGCGACTGCGAATTCGAACGTATTCAATCTGTTGTCCGCCATTGCGGAAACTGCCCAGAAGCCGATGTTATGGGCGGAAGTATTCGCCGGAGGCGTAGGCGGCTTGATCGTACGATCAAGGCCGAATGTTGAACCATCTCCGCAGCTCGCACGCAGGGCCATTGAGAATTGGTTCGGCGAAAGAATTGATAGTCCGGTCCGCGCCGCACGGGACTATGCCACTGGTGGAGAGGGCGCGCCGCTTATCGCGGACGACGCCGATGTGGCGGCAATTGCGGCACCCGCGGCGCGGCTCGCGATTGATACGTTGCTAGCCCGCGAGCCCTCGTATTTCACTCATTCTGCGTATGCGATCGGGCTCGGGGCCGGGTCTGTCTTCAGCCAAGCTTTCGAGACATTTCCTATTGGTCTCGGTGTCGCACCGGTGGCGCAAAAGCAGACCCTTACCACGGAGGAGGCCGGTGCGGAATTGACGGCCATAGTGAAGCTGTTCCAGCCGCAATGA
- a CDS encoding Pycsar system effector family protein — MKDDQEEAFEKFLSTQLSRNIDFVKFAETKNAALLTFSSAWIIGSINLLTGQATLPAGYAVAFCVALPLFAAAGLVCILSFVPQILDRFHQQDDDDKSLLYWGHVAEIPVGRYHVRVTERYKPQENHSVTERYLDDLCVQISVNARIATRKFTMFNVAAGFVFAAILILSLPPIWWGIRHLLR, encoded by the coding sequence ATGAAGGACGACCAGGAAGAAGCGTTTGAGAAATTCCTCTCAACGCAACTTAGCCGCAACATCGACTTCGTAAAGTTCGCGGAGACAAAGAACGCTGCGTTGCTGACGTTTTCCTCAGCATGGATCATCGGCTCTATAAACCTCCTGACCGGGCAGGCCACCCTACCCGCTGGTTACGCCGTAGCCTTCTGTGTTGCCCTGCCTCTATTCGCCGCGGCCGGCCTTGTGTGCATTCTGTCGTTCGTTCCGCAGATTTTAGACCGCTTTCATCAGCAGGATGACGACGACAAAAGCCTTCTCTATTGGGGGCACGTCGCCGAGATACCGGTCGGACGCTATCATGTGCGGGTAACGGAGCGCTATAAGCCGCAAGAGAACCACAGCGTTACCGAGCGCTACCTCGATGACCTATGTGTGCAGATATCCGTCAATGCCCGCATTGCCACGCGTAAGTTCACAATGTTCAACGTTGCGGCTGGGTTCGTGTTCGCGGCAATCTTGATCCTTTCGCTGCCGCCAATCTGGTGGGGTATCCGACACTTGCTGCGCTAA
- a CDS encoding adenylate/guanylate cyclase domain-containing protein: protein MAGRNWNKERATKRIDAKIDGLPLKAIEIKEYVRDTDLSNLANTVAYRVDGVHLYADILNVKDMLAVTDIEGETCHKRTLRFLNLHYRAVHRIIGRVDAILVDFHNQRLHSVVAKPYDNEAKRVHRAVATAQLIIEVLAQTGEDADHPAAKVRVGIDTGKALAVNNGRRGHREPLFLGEPANYAAKRAGGGTATGIYLTNKARKAIGLSEVKDVDTTPLTTAEIQASQKEAKLEVTAAEIVKEWKEDLKSNPISAFEFSGHTPPYSTLDIETLSAKNSRRQDACAVFGDLDGFTKYVGNNIATDAGAKHVVRALHVLRAELDAVLHEDFKGVKVRFIGDCVHGLLVEGTAQTTDVEETISNMTLCSGGMRSSFDLALTRLKANGTDATSLGLAIGFDFGPMNITRLGMKGELIRCSVSRGVLAAEKEQSRCAGTETAIGANAYAKASEPVRTIFGSGRKRSGLNYDTAVEEMSAKGDKAAKAAKALSASSLLQPASAAAQPYRFPDRAAGPAKTDGFA from the coding sequence ATGGCAGGTCGGAATTGGAATAAAGAGCGTGCCACAAAGCGGATCGATGCCAAGATCGACGGCCTTCCGCTCAAGGCGATCGAGATCAAGGAATACGTCCGCGACACGGACCTCTCAAACCTGGCGAACACGGTCGCCTACCGCGTCGATGGTGTGCATCTCTACGCGGACATTCTCAACGTCAAGGATATGCTGGCGGTCACCGATATCGAGGGCGAGACGTGTCACAAGCGCACGCTCCGCTTCTTGAACTTGCACTACCGCGCAGTGCACCGGATCATCGGGCGGGTGGATGCCATCCTGGTCGACTTCCACAACCAGCGGCTCCACTCCGTAGTAGCCAAGCCTTACGATAACGAAGCAAAGCGCGTGCATCGCGCCGTCGCGACGGCGCAGCTCATCATTGAGGTCCTGGCCCAGACTGGGGAAGACGCGGATCACCCGGCTGCAAAGGTGCGGGTCGGTATCGATACCGGTAAAGCCCTGGCGGTAAATAATGGGCGCCGTGGCCATCGTGAACCACTGTTTCTGGGCGAGCCGGCGAACTACGCCGCCAAGCGTGCCGGAGGTGGCACTGCGACTGGAATCTACCTCACCAACAAGGCGCGGAAAGCCATCGGGCTTTCTGAGGTGAAGGACGTTGATACGACGCCCCTCACCACTGCCGAAATCCAGGCCAGCCAGAAGGAAGCCAAGCTCGAGGTCACAGCCGCCGAGATCGTCAAGGAATGGAAGGAAGACCTCAAGAGCAACCCGATTAGCGCGTTCGAGTTTTCCGGACACACGCCGCCGTACTCGACGCTCGACATCGAAACGCTTTCCGCCAAGAACTCGCGCCGGCAGGACGCTTGCGCGGTGTTCGGCGACCTGGACGGCTTCACCAAATACGTCGGCAACAACATCGCTACCGACGCGGGCGCGAAACATGTCGTTCGGGCTCTGCATGTCTTACGTGCCGAACTCGACGCGGTGCTTCATGAGGACTTCAAGGGTGTGAAGGTCCGGTTCATCGGCGATTGCGTCCATGGCTTGCTGGTGGAGGGTACCGCGCAAACCACTGATGTGGAGGAGACCATCAGCAACATGACCCTATGCTCCGGCGGGATGCGGAGCAGCTTTGACCTGGCTCTTACCCGCCTGAAGGCGAATGGCACGGATGCAACCAGCCTGGGGTTGGCCATCGGCTTCGATTTTGGGCCGATGAACATTACGCGTCTAGGCATGAAGGGAGAACTCATCCGCTGCTCCGTGAGCCGCGGCGTGTTGGCGGCGGAGAAGGAACAGTCCCGCTGTGCCGGCACGGAGACCGCGATCGGTGCCAACGCCTATGCCAAGGCCTCAGAGCCGGTGCGGACCATCTTCGGTTCGGGCCGCAAGCGCTCCGGACTAAACTATGACACCGCGGTCGAGGAGATGTCCGCCAAGGGAGATAAGGCGGCAAAGGCTGCCAAAGCGCTTTCTGCAAGTTCCTTGCTGCAGCCGGCCTCCGCGGCCGCTCAGCCGTATCGCTTTCCAGATCGAGCGGCCGGACCCGCGAAGACGGACGGCTTCGCTTAA